A region from the Flexibacter flexilis DSM 6793 genome encodes:
- a CDS encoding Ldh family oxidoreductase encodes MYSYAELKHFAKQIFLKMGCSETHAETTATNLLSADLRGVDSHGVARLSGYVRLWEAGRINPTPNIRIVHESPSTAVVDGDAGLGMVVADFAMKVAIEKAKVAGTGWVSVRNSNHYGIAGQYAMQALEHDQIGWAMTNASPLVAPTFAAERLLGTNPIAIAIPADKQPAFVADFATTTAANGKLEILQRKNQDAPTGWMQTADGQPATDSNTVKNGGALLPLGGDRQHGSHKGYALGAIVDIFSAVLSGANYGPFVPPFVSYVPLHPNPVGEGLGHFFGAMRVDAFRPASEFKSHMDNWIETFRKAKTTSEADQVLIPGDVERQATAERLRDGIYLLEPVVKDLGQLAEKFAVPAPTAL; translated from the coding sequence ATGTATTCATACGCAGAACTCAAACATTTTGCCAAACAAATATTCCTAAAAATGGGCTGCTCGGAAACACACGCCGAGACGACGGCCACCAATTTGCTGTCGGCGGACTTGCGCGGTGTGGACTCGCACGGCGTGGCGCGTTTGTCGGGCTACGTGCGCCTCTGGGAAGCGGGTCGCATTAACCCAACCCCCAACATTCGCATCGTACACGAAAGCCCCAGTACGGCGGTAGTGGACGGCGATGCGGGACTGGGCATGGTGGTCGCGGATTTTGCTATGAAAGTTGCCATCGAAAAAGCCAAAGTAGCGGGCACGGGTTGGGTTTCGGTGCGCAACTCCAACCATTACGGCATTGCAGGCCAATACGCTATGCAAGCCCTCGAACACGACCAAATCGGTTGGGCAATGACCAACGCCAGTCCTTTGGTTGCGCCGACTTTTGCCGCCGAAAGATTATTGGGTACAAACCCGATTGCCATTGCTATTCCCGCCGACAAACAACCTGCTTTTGTAGCGGATTTTGCTACCACGACTGCCGCTAACGGCAAGCTGGAAATTTTGCAACGCAAAAACCAAGACGCGCCTACTGGCTGGATGCAAACCGCTGACGGACAACCTGCTACCGACTCAAATACCGTGAAAAATGGCGGTGCGTTGTTGCCGCTCGGTGGTGACCGCCAACACGGAAGCCACAAAGGTTATGCACTGGGTGCGATTGTCGATATTTTTTCGGCGGTGCTTTCGGGTGCGAATTACGGACCATTTGTGCCGCCGTTTGTCAGCTATGTTCCGTTGCACCCTAACCCCGTTGGAGAAGGACTTGGGCACTTTTTTGGGGCAATGCGCGTAGATGCGTTTCGCCCTGCCAGTGAGTTTAAATCGCACATGGACAACTGGATAGAAACTTTCCGCAAGGCCAAAACCACGTCCGAAGCCGACCAAGTGTTAATCCCTGGTGATGTGGAACGCCAAGCTACCGCAGAGCGTTTGCGCGACGGCATTTATTTGCTCGAACCTGTGGTAAAAGATTTGGGACAGTTGGCCGAAAAATTTGCTGTACCAGCTCCAACAGCATTATAA
- the pheT gene encoding phenylalanine--tRNA ligase subunit beta codes for MKISYSWLKKIIDLPEDPDYIGKLLTRSGLEVESVEEIEPVRGGLEGMVVGYVVTCEKHPDADKLSKTTVDIGSDIIVPIVCGAPNVAAGQKVIVATVGATLYPAEGEPFKIKKAKIRGEASEGMICAEDEIGLGKSHAGIMVLDTNLPAGTPAAKYFNLEKDFVFEIGLTPNRADAASHWGVARDLRALLNRDLHLPSVEAFKAPENEFPIAVTVENSEACPRFGGVVIDGVTVGESPEWLQKALISIGLSPINNIVDVTNYVMHELGQPLHAFDAAAIAGNQVIVKNAAEGAKFVTLDGQERTLQATNLTISNATEPMAIAGVFGGSKSGVKDSTTRIFLESAYFSPVSVRKTSQVLGIKTDASFRFERGVNPDGNIYALKRAALLILEVAGGKIASSVTDIYPQAIQPFDFEVKYKNIDRLIGKSIDRHFIHRILQNLDIKITQESNYGHEGFEESFRVSVPPYRVDVQREADIIEEILRIYGFENVEISEHLSTDFLASFPQPDKERLQTDVARLLAANGFNEILTNSLTKATYTDLTESFKSELNVPILNRLSEDLGVMRQTLLFSGLEALAYNINRRQKDLKVFEFGKVYSRKPEGGEGQKAYQEELHLALLVTGDKHPESWQAKAEKTDFFVLAGAVQQILARLGINAEQQAVQNDIFSYGLAFMLNNRAVATVGLVNPKLAKAAEVKQTVFFADIAWDYLLKKYSAKHKFQDVAKFPEVRRDLSLVLDKQVSFDQIKKLALRTEKKILQQVNVFDVYEGDNIGAGKKSYSVSFTLQDEAQTLTDAVIDKTMTRLMEVFEKELGAVIRK; via the coding sequence ATGAAAATATCATATTCTTGGCTCAAGAAAATTATAGATTTGCCTGAAGACCCCGACTATATTGGCAAACTCCTTACTCGTTCGGGTTTGGAAGTGGAAAGCGTGGAGGAAATCGAACCTGTACGCGGCGGCTTGGAAGGCATGGTAGTTGGTTACGTGGTTACTTGCGAAAAACACCCCGATGCCGACAAACTCAGCAAAACGACGGTGGACATTGGCAGCGATATTATCGTACCGATTGTGTGCGGTGCACCAAATGTAGCTGCTGGTCAGAAAGTTATCGTGGCCACCGTTGGCGCGACACTTTACCCTGCCGAAGGCGAACCTTTCAAAATCAAGAAAGCCAAAATTCGCGGCGAAGCCTCCGAAGGCATGATTTGCGCCGAAGACGAAATCGGGTTGGGCAAATCGCACGCAGGCATTATGGTGCTGGATACCAACTTGCCAGCAGGTACGCCAGCCGCCAAATATTTTAACCTCGAAAAAGATTTTGTATTTGAAATAGGCCTTACGCCCAACCGCGCTGATGCAGCTTCGCATTGGGGCGTGGCGCGTGATTTGCGTGCGCTACTCAACCGCGATTTGCATTTGCCGTCGGTGGAGGCTTTCAAAGCTCCCGAAAATGAATTTCCGATTGCCGTAACCGTCGAAAACTCGGAAGCGTGTCCGCGTTTCGGTGGCGTGGTGATAGATGGCGTAACGGTGGGCGAGTCGCCAGAATGGTTGCAAAAAGCCTTGATTTCCATTGGTTTATCGCCAATAAATAACATCGTGGACGTAACCAATTACGTGATGCACGAGTTAGGCCAACCGCTTCATGCTTTTGACGCGGCAGCGATTGCAGGTAACCAAGTGATTGTAAAAAATGCAGCCGAAGGCGCGAAATTCGTAACCTTAGACGGACAAGAAAGAACGCTTCAGGCCACCAACCTGACCATTTCCAACGCCACAGAGCCAATGGCGATTGCGGGCGTTTTTGGTGGTTCAAAATCAGGCGTAAAAGACAGCACAACGCGCATTTTCTTGGAAAGTGCCTACTTCTCGCCTGTGTCGGTGCGCAAAACCTCGCAAGTGCTGGGTATCAAAACCGATGCTTCGTTCCGTTTCGAGCGCGGCGTAAATCCAGACGGCAATATTTACGCGCTTAAGCGTGCCGCTTTGTTGATTTTGGAAGTGGCGGGCGGCAAAATCGCTTCGTCTGTGACGGACATTTATCCGCAAGCCATACAGCCGTTTGACTTTGAAGTTAAATACAAAAACATTGATAGACTCATCGGTAAAAGCATAGACCGCCATTTCATTCACCGTATTTTGCAAAATCTTGACATAAAAATCACGCAAGAAAGCAATTACGGACACGAAGGTTTTGAGGAAAGTTTCCGCGTAAGTGTGCCGCCGTATCGCGTGGACGTGCAGCGCGAAGCTGACATTATCGAAGAAATTTTGAGAATTTATGGCTTTGAAAATGTGGAGATTTCCGAGCATTTGAGCACGGACTTTTTGGCATCGTTTCCGCAACCCGACAAAGAGCGTTTGCAAACCGATGTAGCGCGTTTGTTGGCGGCCAATGGTTTCAATGAAATTTTAACTAATTCTTTGACCAAAGCCACTTACACGGACCTGACAGAGTCGTTTAAATCCGAACTTAACGTGCCGATTCTCAATCGTTTGAGTGAAGATTTGGGCGTAATGCGTCAAACTTTGTTGTTTTCGGGTTTGGAGGCATTAGCGTATAACATTAACCGCCGCCAAAAAGACCTGAAAGTATTTGAATTTGGGAAAGTGTATAGCCGCAAACCTGAAGGCGGTGAAGGTCAAAAAGCGTATCAAGAAGAATTGCATTTGGCGTTGTTGGTTACGGGCGACAAACACCCAGAATCGTGGCAGGCCAAAGCCGAAAAAACCGACTTCTTTGTGTTGGCGGGTGCGGTGCAGCAAATTTTGGCGCGTTTGGGCATCAATGCCGAGCAACAAGCCGTTCAGAATGATATTTTTAGCTACGGTTTGGCTTTCATGCTCAACAACAGAGCCGTTGCAACGGTTGGTTTGGTAAATCCGAAATTGGCCAAAGCTGCCGAAGTAAAACAAACGGTTTTCTTTGCGGATATTGCTTGGGATTATTTGCTCAAAAAATATTCGGCCAAACACAAATTCCAAGACGTGGCCAAGTTCCCAGAGGTTCGCCGCGATTTGTCGTTGGTGCTGGACAAGCAAGTTTCTTTCGACCAAATCAAGAAATTGGCCTTGCGTACTGAGAAAAAAATCTTGCAACAAGTCAATGTGTTTGACGTGTACGAAGGCGACAATATTGGCGCGGGCAAGAAGTCGTATTCGGTAAGTTTCACGCTTCAGGACGAAGCCCAAACGCTGACCGATGCCGTCATTGACAAAACCATGACACGCCTCATGGAAGTTTTTGAAAAAGAATTAGGCGCGGTAATTCGTAAATAA
- a CDS encoding DUF2752 domain-containing protein, protein MLLLKTLPFKLLSYCKENWIPSLVVFYLLISSILQAITSIDIGIPCLWKTLFETSCPSCGLTTSFVCLLRADWLAAWQTNKLIYVVLPAASFYLLQDFWRFCTK, encoded by the coding sequence ATGTTATTACTCAAAACACTGCCGTTTAAACTTTTAAGCTATTGCAAAGAAAATTGGATCCCCAGTTTAGTTGTTTTTTATTTGCTGATTTCCAGTATTTTGCAAGCTATCACCAGCATAGACATTGGTATTCCGTGTCTTTGGAAAACTTTGTTTGAGACTTCTTGCCCCAGTTGCGGACTTACGACTTCGTTTGTGTGCTTGTTGCGTGCCGATTGGCTGGCCGCTTGGCAAACCAACAAACTCATTTATGTAGTGCTGCCTGCCGCAAGCTTTTATTTGCTTCAAGATTTTTGGCGTTTTTGTACAAAATGA
- a CDS encoding TM2 domain-containing protein — translation MDLKKDNEKYCTECGSLINKKAEICPRCGVRQTPPQVVATGENRWLTCLLLCFFLGGFGVHRFYTGHTGIGILQLITLGGCGIWTIIDFVMIVTGNFKDAQGNVITQNTAV, via the coding sequence ATGGATTTAAAGAAAGATAACGAAAAATATTGTACCGAATGCGGTTCGCTTATCAATAAAAAAGCAGAAATATGTCCGCGTTGTGGGGTTCGCCAAACGCCGCCGCAAGTAGTTGCTACAGGAGAAAATCGCTGGCTTACTTGTTTGCTACTTTGCTTCTTTTTGGGGGGCTTCGGAGTTCATCGTTTTTATACTGGCCATACAGGAATAGGTATTTTGCAACTCATCACGCTTGGTGGTTGCGGCATCTGGACTATTATTGATTTTGTTATGATTGTTACGGGCAATTTCAAAGATGCACAAGGTAATGTTATTACTCAAAACACTGCCGTTTAA
- a CDS encoding TM2 domain-containing protein, whose amino-acid sequence MAEQKPLQSKTTMILISFFLGGLGIHRLLMGYSNWWLMLITLGGCGIWSLIDFIRIITGSLKMADGRDLA is encoded by the coding sequence ATGGCAGAGCAAAAACCTCTACAATCTAAAACCACCATGATTTTGATTAGCTTCTTTTTGGGCGGCTTGGGTATTCACCGTTTACTAATGGGCTATTCTAATTGGTGGTTAATGCTTATCACTTTGGGCGGCTGTGGTATTTGGTCTTTGATAGACTTTATTCGTATTATTACGGGAAGTCTAAAAATGGCAGATGGCCGTGATTTAGCTTAA
- a CDS encoding DUF4476 domain-containing protein, with protein MKKLFTFLLICLAAQTIAFAQTANAILFTENGERFTIILNGVRQNQRPETNVKLTGLTSENYKMRVIFEDKRLGVMDNTLYVYYGEEITYAIRKKKSKYVLRFVSQNQIGGGAANANNYNNNSGGNGYNNNGGYNNNGGYNPTPNPPRPNGSTTTTTTTNGGVAVNGQISVGGVTIGGQVNTGNSTTTTTNGGVVPPPTPQPYVLPGYTGVYGCPYPMQPDAFQAAKNSIAKQPFDDNKLMIAKQVITSNCLLTSQVKELAKMFTFEDRRLDFAKFAYGYTLDINNYFVINDVFTFPSSVEDLNDYIVSYRR; from the coding sequence ATGAAAAAGCTATTCACTTTTTTGCTCATCTGTTTGGCCGCTCAAACAATAGCATTTGCCCAAACTGCTAACGCTATTTTATTTACAGAAAATGGCGAAAGATTCACAATAATTCTGAACGGTGTTCGCCAAAATCAACGCCCAGAAACAAACGTAAAACTCACGGGACTCACTTCCGAAAATTACAAAATGCGTGTCATTTTTGAAGATAAACGCTTGGGGGTAATGGACAATACTTTATACGTTTATTATGGCGAAGAAATTACTTATGCTATTCGCAAAAAGAAATCAAAATACGTGTTGCGTTTTGTAAGTCAAAATCAAATTGGTGGCGGTGCAGCCAATGCCAATAATTACAATAATAATAGTGGCGGAAATGGCTACAATAATAATGGTGGTTACAACAATAACGGCGGCTACAACCCAACGCCTAATCCACCACGCCCGAACGGAAGTACCACCACCACGACTACTACCAACGGCGGTGTAGCCGTAAACGGTCAAATCAGCGTAGGCGGCGTAACCATTGGAGGCCAGGTAAATACAGGAAATTCGACTACGACAACCACCAACGGTGGTGTAGTACCTCCTCCAACGCCACAACCTTACGTTTTGCCTGGTTATACTGGTGTGTACGGTTGCCCTTATCCGATGCAACCTGATGCGTTTCAGGCCGCGAAAAACTCTATCGCCAAGCAGCCTTTTGACGACAACAAACTCATGATTGCCAAGCAAGTAATTACATCAAACTGTTTGCTTACTTCACAAGTAAAAGAGCTTGCCAAAATGTTTACTTTTGAGGATAGAAGATTAGATTTTGCAAAATTTGCATACGGTTATACACTCGATATTAACAATTATTTTGTGATAAATGACGTGTTTACATTTCCGAGCAGCGTAGAAGATTTGAACGACTATATTGTATCGTATCGTCGTTAA